The Thermobispora bispora DSM 43833 genome window below encodes:
- a CDS encoding thiopeptide-type bacteriocin biosynthesis protein — protein sequence MTPHEAEVIWVSAHIFHQGPLDRLVTEVAGPLFVELAAAGLSTQGFFLRYWEGGPHLRFRVRLLPGADAAETRRLIRERACAYLRRYPSQDVLDREEYARLAEVLAAREGLTGHARELYPNDSVQFISYRPEHHRYGRGPSLEAVERHFAESSRIALELLHAGLTIPQRGAVWLTMLMATWLLAGSRGEDAFRPWPDARKEQAFDRERERLTGLARHARQLTLRPPDPEAQGVLAAWHGSVARLADALAASGFTATRTATVLDLCAHLLANRLGIRIQDEARLRYLASRALDEAEVTV from the coding sequence ATGACGCCGCATGAAGCCGAAGTGATCTGGGTGAGCGCCCACATATTCCATCAAGGCCCGCTCGATCGGCTCGTCACCGAGGTGGCCGGTCCGCTCTTCGTTGAGCTGGCGGCCGCCGGGCTGAGCACCCAGGGCTTCTTCTTGCGCTACTGGGAGGGCGGCCCGCACCTCCGGTTCCGGGTCCGGCTGCTTCCCGGGGCGGATGCCGCCGAGACCCGCCGGCTGATCAGGGAACGCGCCTGCGCTTACCTGCGGCGGTATCCGTCGCAGGATGTCCTCGATCGCGAGGAGTACGCCAGGCTGGCGGAGGTGCTCGCCGCCCGGGAGGGGCTGACCGGCCACGCCCGTGAGCTCTATCCGAACGACTCGGTGCAGTTCATTTCCTACCGGCCGGAACACCACAGATACGGCCGCGGACCATCGCTCGAGGCCGTGGAACGGCATTTCGCGGAGTCCAGCCGGATCGCGCTGGAGCTGCTCCACGCCGGGCTGACGATCCCGCAGCGAGGGGCGGTATGGCTGACCATGCTCATGGCCACCTGGCTGCTCGCGGGCTCACGAGGCGAGGACGCGTTCCGCCCGTGGCCGGACGCCCGCAAAGAGCAGGCGTTCGACCGTGAGCGGGAACGGTTGACCGGCCTTGCCCGGCATGCCCGGCAGCTCACCCTGCGGCCGCCGGATCCGGAGGCGCAGGGCGTGCTAGCGGCGTGGCACGGTTCCGTGGCCCGGCTCGCCGACGCGCTGGCCGCGTCCGGCTTCACCGCGACGCGGACCGCGACCGTGCTGGACCTGTGCGCGCACCTGCTCGCCAACCGTCTGGGCATCCGGATCCAGGACGAGGCGAGGCTGCGCTATCTGGCGTCCCGGGCGCTCGATGAGGCGGAGGTGACCGTGTGA
- a CDS encoding YcaO-like family protein yields MIPARPVLTPGVRYAPTSDGVAFLTRDGIVSITGVSIHRWIDRIAPHLTGERSVAELTDGLAPERRAFVLRLLQALADRGLIIDAAGGREPRLERGTACALHVTETCGPYRESLPKLARSLADALTRAGLDVRLASASEPCDPERCHALVHLTAADEVGLAAAERLDRLSERWGVPIAHVVVWGGEIWRTEAGTVGEDGLPLAAGWRRLTALRPDTEERVPISPTAAVVVAGQVAADVRDRLTTATRAGRRPRLHVVEPARLTCRAHHFIPHFHTMPLTGDAPLAEELTEEEFSRRAAALMDDRTGVFTEIAEGDFGQLPLHVAVTTVADPVGLLGPAGDRPRVIGVGPDFATARYRTARAAIALYGLLAVDPRRLVDADGEPLAGPRTSAAELEDLLGRIRAGGLPAFVRAEDVRGGPPRLLPASSVFPFATARALLAGTVPTGTAVGYSEEGALRAALLDHCRERTLADLASRRVARLTPDTAPSDPVTARYLAFLRAIGLPFDVLDATGPLGVPVYVGVLDGRVVAAEAGASPGEAFRSVLEGILRGLQGIPAARSLPDTLPPVLPEAMAVPDGSPLSAEALAAALARAGLSVSVVRLDHDRRVHALIPHCVRVMVTGEESAHV; encoded by the coding sequence GTGATCCCGGCGCGGCCCGTGCTGACCCCCGGCGTCCGGTACGCGCCGACCTCGGACGGGGTGGCATTCCTCACCCGCGACGGCATCGTGTCGATCACCGGAGTCTCGATCCACCGGTGGATCGACCGGATCGCCCCGCATTTGACCGGTGAGCGGAGCGTGGCGGAGCTGACGGACGGGCTGGCACCGGAGCGCAGGGCCTTCGTGCTCCGCCTGCTCCAGGCGCTGGCCGATCGCGGCCTGATCATCGACGCCGCGGGCGGCCGGGAGCCACGCCTCGAGCGTGGCACCGCCTGTGCACTGCACGTCACCGAAACCTGCGGACCGTACCGTGAGTCGCTGCCGAAGCTCGCCCGTTCCCTCGCCGACGCCCTCACGAGGGCGGGCTTGGACGTGCGGCTGGCGTCGGCGAGCGAACCGTGCGATCCGGAGCGGTGCCATGCGCTCGTCCACCTGACTGCAGCCGATGAGGTGGGGCTGGCCGCGGCGGAGCGGCTCGACCGACTGAGCGAGCGATGGGGGGTGCCGATCGCCCATGTCGTGGTGTGGGGCGGGGAGATATGGCGGACCGAGGCGGGCACGGTGGGGGAGGACGGCCTGCCGCTCGCCGCGGGATGGCGCCGGCTGACGGCCCTCCGTCCTGACACGGAGGAGCGCGTCCCGATCTCCCCTACCGCGGCGGTCGTGGTCGCCGGTCAGGTGGCCGCTGATGTCCGCGACCGCCTCACGACCGCCACACGGGCCGGGCGCCGGCCCCGGTTGCACGTGGTGGAGCCGGCGCGGCTCACGTGCCGCGCCCACCATTTCATCCCGCACTTTCACACCATGCCGCTCACCGGGGACGCGCCGCTGGCCGAAGAGCTGACCGAGGAGGAGTTCTCCCGGCGGGCGGCCGCGCTGATGGACGACCGCACCGGGGTGTTCACCGAGATCGCCGAAGGTGACTTCGGCCAGCTCCCGCTGCACGTCGCGGTGACCACCGTCGCCGATCCGGTGGGACTGCTCGGCCCGGCCGGGGATCGGCCGCGCGTGATCGGGGTGGGGCCGGACTTCGCCACCGCCCGGTATCGGACGGCGCGTGCCGCGATCGCCCTCTACGGTCTGCTCGCGGTGGATCCGCGCCGCCTGGTCGATGCGGACGGTGAACCGCTGGCCGGGCCACGGACCTCCGCGGCGGAGCTGGAGGATCTGCTGGGCAGGATCCGCGCGGGCGGGCTGCCGGCCTTCGTGCGCGCCGAGGACGTGCGCGGCGGCCCGCCTCGGCTCCTCCCCGCGTCCTCGGTCTTCCCCTTTGCTACGGCGCGTGCCCTCCTCGCCGGAACCGTCCCCACGGGCACCGCCGTCGGCTACTCGGAGGAGGGCGCCCTCCGGGCCGCACTGCTCGATCACTGCCGCGAGCGCACGCTCGCCGATCTTGCCAGCCGTCGGGTCGCCCGGCTCACTCCCGATACCGCTCCATCGGATCCGGTCACCGCCCGCTACCTGGCGTTCCTGCGCGCGATCGGCCTGCCGTTCGACGTGCTGGACGCGACGGGTCCGCTGGGCGTCCCGGTGTACGTCGGGGTGCTCGACGGCCGGGTGGTGGCGGCCGAGGCCGGCGCCTCGCCCGGGGAGGCGTTCCGTTCGGTGCTGGAAGGCATCCTCCGCGGTCTCCAGGGCATTCCAGCGGCCCGTTCGCTCCCGGACACGCTCCCGCCGGTGCTCCCCGAGGCGATGGCCGTGCCCGACGGCTCCCCGTTGAGCGCGGAAGCGCTCGCCGCCGCCTTGGCGCGGGCCGGGCTGTCGGTGTCGGTCGTCCGGCTCGACCACGATCGGCGGGTGCACGCCCTGATCCCGCATTGTGTCCGCGTCATGGTGACCGGTGAGGAGAGCGCACATGTCTGA
- a CDS encoding thiopeptide maturation pyridine synthase yields MAAGERWWRFRVDYHAGPMDDLILDGVRPAFAAFAAQAPMAYFLRHWRRGPHLRIYVSTTREALEAVVRPAIEHVVGGYLRARPSPGMADPSAFLPLHERLAELEGEDGPLMPWSPDNTIHAEGERPEPLTVRDVLLADFYADTTPSVYHALERVRSGASLPTIAFDLVVATAHALSTGGLPVARTSLRSHAEAYLARRSDGVRLRELWRDHYARNREAFTERLIAVASSAESAENGAHLPHVREWVRRLRPIRERARALLESGELTLEYASPAEGARDLPSLAEVSAFHRELESRPEWARLRDSPAFGAYRLVINCTYLHLTRLGLTPHQRFLVCHLAADAAADVYGIAAHEEVATR; encoded by the coding sequence ATGGCCGCCGGCGAGCGGTGGTGGCGGTTCCGGGTGGACTACCACGCGGGCCCGATGGACGACCTGATCCTCGACGGTGTGCGACCGGCGTTCGCCGCCTTCGCCGCGCAAGCACCCATGGCCTACTTTCTCCGCCACTGGCGGCGAGGTCCGCACCTGCGGATCTATGTCAGCACCACGCGGGAGGCTCTGGAGGCCGTGGTACGCCCGGCCATCGAGCACGTCGTGGGCGGTTACCTGCGGGCCCGGCCTTCCCCCGGGATGGCCGACCCGTCGGCCTTTCTCCCGCTGCACGAGCGGCTTGCCGAGCTGGAGGGTGAGGACGGCCCGCTCATGCCGTGGTCTCCGGACAACACGATCCACGCAGAGGGGGAGAGACCGGAGCCCTTGACGGTGCGGGACGTGCTCCTAGCCGACTTCTATGCGGACACCACCCCCTCCGTCTATCACGCGCTCGAACGGGTGAGATCCGGGGCCTCGCTGCCCACGATCGCCTTCGACCTGGTGGTCGCGACCGCCCACGCCCTTTCCACCGGGGGACTTCCGGTGGCACGGACCTCACTCCGCTCACATGCCGAGGCGTACCTGGCCCGGCGATCGGACGGCGTTCGGCTGCGCGAGCTGTGGCGCGACCATTACGCGCGCAACCGTGAGGCCTTCACCGAACGGCTGATCGCGGTGGCGTCGTCAGCGGAGAGCGCGGAGAACGGGGCGCACTTGCCGCATGTCCGGGAGTGGGTGCGGCGCTTGCGCCCGATCCGGGAGCGGGCCCGGGCGCTCCTGGAGTCGGGTGAGCTGACGCTGGAGTACGCATCCCCGGCAGAGGGCGCACGGGACCTGCCGTCGCTCGCCGAGGTGTCCGCGTTCCACCGGGAGCTCGAGTCGCGTCCCGAGTGGGCGAGACTGCGCGACTCCCCTGCCTTCGGCGCTTACCGATTGGTGATCAACTGTACGTACCTGCACCTCACCCGGCTGGGGCTGACGCCGCATCAGCGGTTCCTGGTATGCCATCTCGCCGCCGATGCCGCCGCCGACGTCTATGGGATCGCCGCGCACGAGGAGGTTGCCACCCGATGA
- a CDS encoding SagB/ThcOx family dehydrogenase, whose protein sequence is MTIPPGLTERYALRAGVHSAVLPDGVMRLFAWPHAESIGALSADETTLLKELAEGPREIADPALRPFVERLFRGGWLKRTLSRGEHDLYTLDPLRRPGSRPAPPDDPVLSRFAAVRRRPSGFVIESPLAWCDVHVHDPALLPDLLEPAGGRAGRSSLAPQIRRQALADLAWAGLVVPRGAEDGALRTRQWAPHELDFHQRSRLYHRGYLGDGFGGTFWARGTFDPPQARPQRYPGDPIPLHRPDLNALRAADPPLTAVLEDRRSVREYDDDAPMTVEQLGELLYRSARIRDVKVIDGVEYVRKPYPSGGSVYELEIYPVVRHVAGLAPGMYHYDAYEHVLRPVRPAGHPAVRRMLTVASHGSAVGIRPQLLLVVSARVGRVMWKYEGMGYALILKHVGVLYQTLYCVATAMGLAPCAIGSGDSAAFSEATGRDPLEECAVGDFLLGSRPASGSTVEES, encoded by the coding sequence ATGACCATCCCCCCAGGGCTCACGGAGCGGTATGCGCTGCGGGCGGGCGTGCACAGCGCCGTGCTGCCGGACGGCGTGATGCGGCTGTTCGCCTGGCCCCACGCTGAGTCGATCGGCGCCCTCAGCGCGGATGAGACCACGCTGCTGAAGGAGCTGGCGGAAGGACCGCGGGAGATCGCCGATCCCGCGCTGCGGCCTTTCGTGGAGCGGTTGTTCCGGGGCGGCTGGCTCAAGCGGACCCTCAGCCGGGGAGAACACGACCTGTACACGCTCGATCCGCTGCGCCGACCGGGATCGCGGCCCGCCCCACCCGACGATCCGGTGCTCTCCCGGTTCGCCGCAGTACGCCGGCGTCCGTCCGGGTTCGTCATTGAATCGCCATTGGCCTGGTGCGACGTGCACGTCCACGACCCCGCGCTGCTGCCTGACCTACTCGAGCCGGCAGGCGGGCGGGCGGGCCGGTCCTCGCTGGCCCCGCAGATCCGCCGCCAGGCGCTTGCGGACCTTGCATGGGCGGGCCTGGTCGTACCCCGGGGCGCGGAGGACGGCGCTCTGCGGACCCGGCAGTGGGCGCCGCACGAGCTCGACTTCCATCAGCGCAGCAGGCTCTACCACCGGGGCTACCTGGGTGACGGGTTCGGCGGCACGTTCTGGGCTCGGGGCACCTTCGACCCGCCCCAGGCTCGGCCGCAGCGGTATCCCGGGGATCCGATCCCGCTCCACCGGCCGGATCTGAACGCGTTACGCGCGGCCGATCCACCGCTCACCGCGGTCCTCGAGGACCGCCGGTCGGTGCGGGAGTACGACGACGACGCCCCCATGACCGTGGAGCAGCTCGGGGAGCTGCTGTACCGGTCGGCCAGGATCCGGGACGTCAAGGTGATCGATGGCGTGGAGTACGTCAGAAAGCCGTACCCGTCCGGTGGCTCCGTCTACGAGCTGGAAATCTACCCGGTGGTGCGGCACGTGGCCGGTCTGGCGCCCGGCATGTACCACTACGACGCCTACGAGCATGTGCTCCGGCCGGTCCGCCCGGCCGGCCACCCAGCGGTGCGCCGGATGCTCACCGTGGCATCGCACGGATCCGCGGTCGGCATCCGCCCGCAGCTCCTGCTCGTCGTGTCCGCCCGGGTCGGCCGGGTGATGTGGAAGTACGAGGGCATGGGTTATGCCCTGATCCTCAAACACGTGGGCGTGCTGTACCAGACGCTGTACTGCGTGGCGACCGCGATGGGACTCGCCCCGTGCGCCATCGGCAGCGGCGACTCCGCCGCCTTCAGCGAGGCGACCGGGCGTGACCCGCTGGAGGAGTGCGCGGTGGGCGACTTCCTCCTCGGTAGCCGTCCGGCATCCGGCTCCACCGTGGAGGAATCGTGA